From the Streptococcus sanguinis genome, the window ATGCGGAGAAGAGCGAAGCCTTGCTTCGGGTCATTCGCCCATATGGTATTAAAAATATTGCTCGGACTGGAGCGACAGGCTTTACCCGAGATTAAATCAAACCTTTAATTTGTTAAAACCGCCTAATAGGCAATAAAAATAGAAAAGAGAGTAAAACTTATGGCAGTAACAATGGAATACGAAAAAGATGTTAAAGTAGCAGCGCTTGACGGTAAAAAAATCGCCGTTATCGGTTATGGTTCACAAGGACATGCGCATGCACAAAACTTGCGTGATACAGGCCACGATGTGATTATCGGTGTTCGTCCTGGTAAGTCATTTGACAAGGCTAAAGAAGATGGCTTTGATACTTATACAGTAGCAGAAGCAGCTAAATTAGCTGATGTCATCATGATTTTGGCTCCAGATGAAATCCAACAAGATCTCTATGAAGCAGAAATCGCTCCAAACTTGGAAGCTGGAAACGCAGTTGGGTTTGCTCATGGTTTCAACATCCATTTTGAATTTATCAAAGTTCCTGCCGATGTAGATGTCTTTATGTGTGCACCGAAAGGCCCTGGTCACTTGGTTCGCCGTACTTTCGAAGAAGGTTTTGGTGTACCAGCTCTGTATGCAGTCTACCAAGACGCTACTGGAAATGCCAAAGACATCGCAATGGACTGGTGTAAAGGTGTTGGTTCAGCTCGTGTTGGACTTCTTGAAACAACTTATAAAGAAGAAACAGAAGAAGATCTCTTTGGTGAACAAGCTGTGCTTTGTGGTGGCTTGACTGCCCTGATTGAAGCAGGATTTGAAGTTCTGACTGAAGCAGGTTATGCGCCAGAATTGGCTTACTTTGAAGTGCTGCACGAAATGAAACTGATTGTAGACTTGATCTATGAAGGTGGCTTCAAGAAGATGCGCCAATCTATCTCAAATACAGCTGAATATGGTGACTATGTATCTGGTCCGCGCGTCATTACTGAGCAAGTCAAAGAAAACATGAAGGCAGTCTTGGCTGATATCCAAAACGGTAAATTTGCGAACGACTTCGTTGATGACTACAAGGCTGGTCGTCCAAAACTCAC encodes:
- the ilvC gene encoding ketol-acid reductoisomerase; translation: MAVTMEYEKDVKVAALDGKKIAVIGYGSQGHAHAQNLRDTGHDVIIGVRPGKSFDKAKEDGFDTYTVAEAAKLADVIMILAPDEIQQDLYEAEIAPNLEAGNAVGFAHGFNIHFEFIKVPADVDVFMCAPKGPGHLVRRTFEEGFGVPALYAVYQDATGNAKDIAMDWCKGVGSARVGLLETTYKEETEEDLFGEQAVLCGGLTALIEAGFEVLTEAGYAPELAYFEVLHEMKLIVDLIYEGGFKKMRQSISNTAEYGDYVSGPRVITEQVKENMKAVLADIQNGKFANDFVDDYKAGRPKLTAYREQAANLEIEKVGAELRKAMPFVGKNDDDAFKIYN